A window of Vigna unguiculata cultivar IT97K-499-35 chromosome 4, ASM411807v1, whole genome shotgun sequence contains these coding sequences:
- the LOC114180994 gene encoding CASP-like protein 5A2 — MSMSMVHPSVHPIEAPPMTDHAIAIPRHTLKDTQGMPGTLGGFLLRFLQFSFAIVSLSVMATTSDFPSVTAFRYLVAAVSLQSLWSLSLAVADIYAILVRRGYRNVRIVRLFSIGDGITSTLTFSAACASAGITVLIGNDLNDCAQNHCSRFETATAMAFMSWFAASPSFILNFWSLASK, encoded by the exons ATGTCGATGTCGATGGTGCACCCTTCAGTTCACCCAATCGAAGCCCCACCCATGACTGACCATGCAATTGCAATTCCCAGACACACTTTGAAGGATACTCAGGGCATGCCCGGCACCCTCGGTGGCTTCCTCTTGCGCTTTCTTCAGTTCTCCTTCGCCATCGTTTCCCTCTCCGTCATGGCCACCACATCCGATTTCCCTTCCGTCACTGCCTTCCG CTACCTAGTTGCTGCTGTCAGCCTGCAAAGCTTGTGGAGCCTCTCTTTGGCAGTTGCTGATATCTATGCCATTTTAGTACGGCGTGGCTACCGAAATGTTAGAATCGTCCGGTTATTCTCTATCGGTGATGGG ATTACTTCAACACTTACATTTTCTGCAGCCTGTGCTTCTGCTGGTATCACAGTTTTGATTGGCAATGATTTGAATGACTGTGCACAGAACCATTGCAGTAGGTTTGAAACAGCAACGGCAATGGCATTTATGAGTTGGTTTGCTGCTTCTCCctcatttattttgaatttctgGTCACTGGCCTCCAAATAG